DNA from bacterium:
GATGAACCTGACCCTGCTCTCCAACGCCGAAATCGTATCCGGCAAGCTTGCATCCTCAATCCTGTTTATCCTGCTGCTTCTTTTTGCCGGTCTGCCGTTTTTCGCGCTTTCGTACACTTTCGGCGGATGGGAGATATCCGAGCTGGGAGCGGCCATCCTCGTCGAATTCGCCCTCGTCTTCCTTGTGAGCGCGATCGGATTATTGATCAGCGTTTCGAGCAAGGACACCCGCGCCGCGCTGGGCCGCACTTTCACAACTCTGATTTTCGGAACCGTTGGAACGCTTTATTTCGGAATCCGGTTTCTATCTCCATCGCAGTACGGCTCCGTAATTTCCGAATCCTTGCACACGGTGCTGGGTATCGCGAGCGTTTACCTCAATCCGGGATTCGCGCTTTACTATGTTTTGTTTCCCGGAACGTCGAGCCTCCAAAGCGCGGCCGCGACCGCGTTGCTTTCAGTCAAGGGATACCCGTTCTGGCTGCAGGCCGTCACGATCCAATGTTTAATCGCGCTGCTCGCAACTTTGCTGGCAGTCGTTAACTACGGAAAAATAAGGATGGGGCTTCGGTGATCGCGCGCGGGCTTGCGGCGCTCGCCGCTTTTTTTGTTTTCGCATTGTCTTTTCCATCTGCCGCACAGGGCGACCGGCCGGCCGAAAGACTCGTTGTGTCGTACGAAATCGGCCCGGGGAATGTGCCGCACTTGGGCAGGATTAATCCGATCACGCTGGAAATAACAAATCCCGACGGAAAGCCTCAATTTGCCGGGAAGGCGAGGGTTAGCACCGGGGAAAACGTTATCGAGTCGAATATATTCATCGCACCGGGCGCGACCGTAGTCGAAATGCTTCCGGTGGATTTCGATCCCCCTCCGAATTCCATTGAAATCGTGATTCTGGACGGAGCCGGGCGAATTGCATGGGAAAAATCGGGCAACCTTTCTTCTGCTGCGGCGCCGGAAGACGCCGTGCTGTTGGTGATAGACGAAAAGAGCGGCGGACTTTCCTACCTGAATGGAATGGATGTGCTCACGCGCAGATCGTCGTATTTCTCGCAGTTCGACACGAAGCTGCTTTCCGGATCGATTAAGGTTGGAACGGTGCCGCTGTCAAGACTGCTTTCGGCAGGACCGTTGTATCTGAAAGCGGTGGACGTGCTTGTCGTCCGCGACGGGGATTATTCGCGGATCGCGGAGCGCGACGCGGCGGGGCTGGCGGCTTTCGCAGCTTCGGGAGGAGTGCTCGTCCTATGCCACGGCGTAGCCGGTCCGAAAGCATACTCGTCTCCGCTGGGAAATTTCATGCCGCAGCCTATATCAAGCGCGGAGCCGTCGAGCGATCTCGGCCAGCTCGCGGAGTTGGGAGGCGTACCCATACCGAATTCGGTTCAGGTGATGGTGGCCGCCGGGCAAAAGCCCGCCGCGAATGCCGAAACTATCGCCGGCTCCGATTACCCTCTAATAGTCAAAAAAGATTACGGACTCGGCACGGTTATTCAAATGAATCTCGATTACAGCGAGCCTTCGATCAGAGGCTGGGCCGGCTGGAACACGGTGTGGCGCAGGCTGCTGATCGGCCCGCTATGCAGGGGGAGGTTTGAAGAGCACTCAATAAATCCCGGCAATATGGCCGCATTGCTCAAGGATATTCCCCAGGCCAAGCCGGTGCAACCGCGAGTAGCGTCGTTTTTCATCCTGCTCTATGTCGTACTTGTCGGCCCGGTCAATTACCTGCTGGTCGCGAGGCGCAAAAACCGCGTGATTCTTTGGGCGACGATTCCCGCGGTGATAATCCTGTTCACCGGATTCGGAGTGCTTCTCGGCTACCTGACGCGCGGCACGCAAAACATCGTACGGCAGATAGACGAAGTACATGTCTTTCAGGATGTACCCGTTGCGCTCGCGCGGGCGAATTACCTTCAATATTCATCCTTCAGCACAAAGTCCGGCTTGAACGTGAAGGAAGAAGCCATCGCGGTCCACACTTCAGTCCCGCCGGAGCAAAAGGAGCAGAGCCGATACGGCTATCCGCAACCGGTTAGGACAGCGTCGTCGGGTTTGGGCGCGGTCGTCCGCACCAGGCCGACGCTTTCCGTCGAGAGAAGACTGAACAAATGGACTCCGTACATCACGTGGTTCGACGGATTCATCCCCGGAAATTTCGGCGAAGCGCGCTGGGATGAAAGCCGCGAGAAAATCGAATACAGCTTTCCCCGGCGAGTGATGGACAGCTGGATACTTTCGCGCGGCCTAGAGCGCAGCCTGGGGCAAATCGCGCAGGAAGGCTGGTTCAAGCCGCCCGAATGGAGAGCCGAAACGCGCGCGGAAAACACACGATTCGGCTCGCTGTACGACAAAAGACATGAAATCGTAGCCGCGGCAAAGAAATCACTCGACAGTTCGGGGTTGGGCCGGGACGAATTGAAATTCTGCGTGTTTTTGCAGGAACCATCCATCGAGCTTGCGCCTTCGTCGAGATTCTCAAGCGAAGCGGCAAGCTTTGTCGTGCATCACTTGCCCGCTCCGCGAGGCACGCCTGCAAATCCATCCATCAATATCGAGCCTTATGATTTCGAACAGCCGCAGTCGGCGGCAAATATCGGCTCGTCCTATTTCGGCTATGGAGACGTCGCGGCACTGGCGGAGCTGCGCGAGAACGGACGTATCGATTTCGCGGCGCGGATAACTCCGGTCGATCCCAACGCCAATTACAGCCTGTCTGTCAACGTCAGCACATCCCAATATTGGAGCGGGGAGGAAGGCGGGGAATTCGAAGTGTCGGTGCGAGGGCTCGCGGTTCCAGCCCGCGTGGTTTCCCAAGGTTCGAGGGAAGCGAGGCTGACGATAAACGGAAGCGACATTCAAGGCGAAACGTTGTTCATCACGGTAAAATCGTTGAAGGACACGCTTTATCTGACCGACATAAAGCTTGCGCTTTCGAAGGCTAGTCGAAGTAACGCTTAGAAATCCTTATTTCAAGCGGCTCCAAAGTGCCGGGCGCCAGAATCACCTCCGCAAGATCGAATCTGACGAGCGTTTTGTAAAGCAAGCCCTTTGAAGACAGGTACATTTTCGCAAGCTTTTTTATCTGCCTCGCCTTGTGCCAGGTCAGCGCGTCCGATGGCCGGAACACTTCGCCCTTGATTCGAGTTTTCACTTCGACTATGGCCGTGACATCTCCGTCTTCCGCGATGATGTCTAGCTCGCCTCCGGCAATCTCCTTGTTCCGCTCCACAATCGTATAACCGAGGCGGACCAGCTCCCCGCACGCAAGCTCTTCGCCCTGCGCGCCGATACGCTGCCTGTCGTCCGGGCCTCCCTCCTCGAATTGTTCCGGTTCCGGCTCTGTATTCATCCTTCTTTGCATTTCCGTCAAACGTTTGTTTCCGGGTCAAGAACGTCCTGGGCGCTTGCGACTCTTCGCAAGCTCCCGTCGGACAATCTCACGACCAGTTCGCCGGTTTCGTAATCGACCTCGCGGCACTCCGCGCTCACGTATCCGCCGTCCACAAGCACCATACGCGTCGCGCCGCGGGTCTGATCGCGCTTTTCGAACTCGGCCAGCAGTCCGGCAAGGCTTCCCGACGAACCGGCGGATATTGCTTCGACGATTCCGCCGGCCGCGGCTATCAAAAACGGCAGCCTCGAAAGCTGGCCGCGAAAAGTGAGATGTTCCGGCTCCACGCCGCCGGGAAGCTCTTCCATTATGGACGTCACCGCGGGCGCGAGCTTTTCCGGAAAATCCGCGCGCCTGCTGCGGCAGTTTATTCCGACTCCCACAACGGCAAAAGAGTCGAAAAGCAATTCCACCAAAATCCCCCCCGCCTTGCGCTTGGCGATGACGATGTCATTGGGCCACTTGACTCCGACCGGAACGTTTATCAACGCTTCGATATTGCGGGCTATGGCCGCTCCCGCGGCGAGCGATAGCAGTCCGCGGGGCTTGAAATCCGACACATCCATCGCAAGGCTGAAAAGCAGATCCTTCCCGAACCTGTCCGTCCAGGTTCGGCGTCCGGTGCCGCGCCCTGCGGTCTGGCCGTCGCAGACGACCAGCATCGTGCCCCTTTCGGAAGCGCGAAGCCTTGACTTGAGCAGGTCATTCGTGGATGTGACAAGGGGGAAATAGTATTGGGCTTCCGAAACAGCTGCAAATGCCGGCTTGAATGCTTCGGCACCCGGAGAGCGCCGACCAAGCCATTCCTTGAACTCGTTTAAGCTGTATTCCCAGTAACCGGGACACTGCTCGATTAACACGGGGATATTATGGCATATAAGTTACCAGAATAGTCAATGGCGTGCGATGTAGGCCGCGACGCCTATGTTGCATTAGAAAAAGTGCTATGTCTGATATAATCCCGCGGTTTTCCGGAGGCACAAGTTGAGATACGCCGTCATTATCCTGATCATCGCCGCCGCGCTTGCGATTGCCGCAGGCTGCGGCAACTCCTCATTCAATAGCGCGGGAGCGCCAGCCGATTCCGGGACTCTGGCTCGCGCCGCGATGACCATAGACTTCGAAAGCGCGCAGGTGATGCCGCCCCGCCCGCCCAGGATATCGGAGGTTCCCCGCGGAACGGGCATCGTTTCAGACTCGTTCGAAATGATTGTAATCAATGGAATGGGCAGCCCGGATCCGGGGCTCCAGTCGAAAATGTCGCTCGAAACGGTGCGCGGCGAGGGAACAACCACTTTGTTTGTCAAATCGGTCGGGCTTGCGGATGCGTACGACGCGCTTTTCATCATCCGGTACGATCCTGCCAAGAACTCGTATCTGTCCACGGCGGAAGGCGATTTCCTTGGGGGGCCGGGCGAGACAATTACGTTGTTTTATCCCAAATACGGCGAGGTGCACTGCGCTGTCGCCCGCATCCGTCCCGACGAAAACGGCACGAAATCAGGCGAAGGGCTTATCGCTGCGCTGACCTTTGCCAACTCCCCCGAGCGCAAGGCGCTGGCAAATCCTTATCCGAACACATCGAAGCCTTGGAACAAGGTCGATCCGCTGAACGCGGTGGACAACGGCGACGGCACGGTCACCTTAACCTGGGTCGAGAAAAACGTCGGCGACTACAACAACAACGGCGAGGTTTCAATCGCCGACGTCACGCCCATAGCGCTTAATTTCAACGCAAATACCACCGACGGCCAGGGCAACGATCCCTGGGAGCAGCTGATAGACGGCGACAAGAGCGGCGAAGTCGGAGTATCGGACATCACACCGATCGCGCTCAACTGGCTTAACACGCTGGTGGGATACAACATCTACAGAACCACTTACGTTGAAGGCGTCGAGCCGGTATTCGGCCCCGGCGACAAGCTGCCGAATCCGATCAATCCCGGCGCGCCCGCGACCGTCGTCCGCGACGGAATCTGGGGGGAAGGACAGCCGCCCAACGAGGCGTTGACCTACCTTTTCAACGACGAGCTGGAAGTCCCCGGCAGCTACGTATACGTCGTGCGCCCCGTATCGCTTCCCGAAGACTCGCCGAATGAGGGTCTCGACAGCGCGCTTGGCATCGTCAGCACGTCCATTCCAACCCGCCTTGAATTGTTCACCGAGCAGCCGTCCTATGTCAGCGGAAATACTGTCGTGCTCGAAGTGCGGCTAATAAGCGGCATAAACGTCTTTTCAACCAACTGCCGGCTCGATTACGATCCGGCGAAGCTGCAGTTCGAGTCCATCGCCGCGTCGCTCGACGGAGCGCATCCGAACTACTTCCCGGAGTTCCCCGGCTCGCTGTTCTTCGGGGTGCAGGTGGATTCCGACACGATCGGCTTCAACAACACACAAAAGAAAGGCCAGCCCGGCATAGGCGAGGCGCCGGACGGCGCCACCGGTACGCTTGCATACGTGACTTTCACCGCGATCGGCACGGGAGATACGACTATCAGCTTCCACGACCCAAGCAACTTCATCTACCTGCGCAGCCCGAATCCGGACTTCTCGCAAAACCTGCTCCCCTTCGGCCTGGGCAATCCTCTGCAAATAACGATTACATCGTCGTAGCCGGATTGGCGGCGCGGAATCGTCCAACCCCAGGAGGACGGCTCCTCGCCGGGACGGATTAACGCGTTTTCCGCCGGCGGCCGCGCCGGACGGTTCTTGTTGCCAAGTTTGCCTGCCTTGAGTTAAAATACATCCGCAGGCGGGCTTGCCCCGCCCCGGTCTTGGAGCGAGCACCGCCGCCAGCAAAGCTCCGAACGCGGCGGTCGCGCAAGCGCGTCCCCGCGTGTTATACTTTGCACGATCCGGTTTTACGGGGTGCGGATATGGCTCGATTTTCATACGTTGTGCGGGATAGCTCGGGAAAGAGCATGAGCGGAGTCATGGACGCCGCCGATCGCAACGCGGTCATTAGCAAGCTTCGCTCCAGCGGCTACTTGATTACAAACATTACTGAAGCGGGATCTTCCGAAAAAACCGGACCCGACCTTCTGGAACGGCTTACCGGGAAGGTGACCGTGAAAGAAGTCGCGGTATTCAGCAAACAATTCGCCGCGATGATCAACGCCGGTTTGACGATGATCCGATGCCTTCGCGTACTTGAAAGCCAAACCGACAACAAGCTGTTCAAAGACGCTATCAGCAAAATCAGGGACGAGGTGTCAAGCGGCGCCCCTCTGTCCACCGGTCTGTCGCATCATCCGAAGATTTTCTCCAGGCTGTACGTTTCGATGGTGAGGGCGGGAGAGGAGTCCGGCTCGCTGGACATCACGCTGCAGAGGCTTTCGGTGCATCTTGAAAAGGAAGTGGCGCTGCGCGACCAAGTATCCGCCGCGATGAAATACCCGCAAGCAATCCTTATCGTGATGATCATCGTCATTTCCTTTCTTATGATCAACGTCATCCCCGTATTCGCGCAGATGTTTTCCCAACTGGGCAGCGCGCTTCCTATGCCCACCAGGATTTTGATGTTCGTTTCGAACTCGATGAAAAGCTTTTGGTGGCTCTACCTTGCGGCTGTAATCGGCTTGGTATGGACCTTCAAATTCCTGGACAAAACGCCCCAGGGAAGGTTGGTGTTCGACCGAATCCGCCTCCGGCTCCCGGTGTTCGGCCTTCTGAACAAAAAAATCGCGGTGGCCAGGTTCACACGCACTCTGGGCACCCTTCTTTCCAGCGGCGTGCCCATCATCGGCGCTCTGACAATCGTGGAAGAAGTCGCGGGCAACGTGGTGATCGAAAATGCGATTTCGTCCGTCCGCAACTCGATAAAGGAAGGCCAAACCATCGCCGCCCCCTTGGAAAAGTGCGGCGTTTTCCCCCCGATGGTGACTAACATGATTGCGGTCGGCGAGGAATCGGGCGCGATTGACGAGATGCTGCAAAAGATCGCCGATTTCTACGACGCGGAAGTGGAGTCCATGGTCAAGGCTCTGACGTCGCTGCTGGAGCCGATAATGATTACGGTTATGGGCACGATGGTCGGCGGCATTGTAATTGCCCTTCTCCTCCCGCTTTTCAAGATGATCGCCGTGCTCCGCGACATGAAGTAATTAACAAATGCGACAATTTTTACATTCGTTCGATAGCGCGGATTTAGTCAATATTGATGCGGGCACTGGATTTTTTTCCGCCAACCCGCCGAAAACTTGCGACGTCCGCAAACTCGGGTAAAAATATCGTCGGCTGTTGTAACTTTACTTTTTTTTGGAGGTAGTACTTTGATGAGGACCAAAGGTTTTACCCTTATCGAGTTGATGATCGTGGTTGCGATCATCGGCATCATCGCGGCGATCGCGATCCCGACCCTGATTTCCACCCGCACCGCGGCGATGAGAAGCTGGGGCACCGGCATTTGCTCGACGGTTAGAAGCGGCAACGGCGCGTTTTACGCGGCGAACGGCAACTATGCTGCGGATTTGAGTGAACTCACCGATACGACGCCTCCCGGCCCGTACCTGGACGACCGTTTCAACACTACGACCGACTTCGACGGCAGGGCCGGAGTTGACATCAGCTACTCCCAAACCAACGGCGGCCAAGGCTTCACCTTCACCATCACCGTGCCCAACGTCGGCGACATCACTGTTGACGAAAGCGGCGAGATCGTAATCTCATAGTTTAATCAGGCTGCGATCAAATGACGGGCCCTTCGGGGCCCGTTTTTTTTGCTCGATTTTCTTTCGAATAGTTCGTGCGCAACAAACAAAGGGAATTGTACAGAGTTACCCGAGCATTGTTGTGGCAACCTAATGGATTGGATGCTGCTGGTTGTCGTTGGGTTTTGAGTGCGAAGATTTAACTTGGTTTTTCAACCGATTATCCGTCGCAGGGGAACCGGTTTTCCCGTCTGGACTTTATTGAACTGACTCAATCCCATCTTTCCGACGTGCCGTCACGGCGCATCGCATCTTCAATGCTAATGGGCTGCGAAAAGGTATCACCAATTCCGGCGGGAGCGGCGCCGCCGTCTTCCGGCCCCGTCGGCTCGGCCGCCTGCCCCTGCTCCGCGCTTTCTTCTTCCGGTTCAGGTGCAAGGCGAAATGAATGCACCGGAGCACTTTCGCTTAGCGGTTGCTGCCAGATGCGCTTTCGAAAACGGCCCCCGCCCCTCGGCAGTTTCCCGGAACGCGGCCATAAAACCAAAAGCGCCCATAAGAAGGTTCCCCAAATGAAAACCACTTCGAAATTTAGCAGCTCCGTAAAACTATAATCGGCAAAATCGAAGGAGCCCTTCATTGAAAAAAACGCCGCGGCTGTGCAGAGCGGCCAAAGCAAAAACAAAACCGGTTTGAGCGCGTTCCTTTCACGCAACAACGCAGCTGCGGCAAATCCTGCAATTGCTCCGATAGAAATGCTGATGAGCGATTGCGACCGGAACGCAATCAAATAATGTCCGGCCCAGCCTGAAACGCCCCATACGAGTGAGGCGGACGCAAGCGAAAAATAGAACCAGCGAAGCATTTGGGGACGTTAATCGGACGGCCGGGAAAGGCCGGGGTTCATTTTATCAGGAGCGCGCGTTTATGTTGATATACAACTTGCGCGATATACCGTACGCCGCTGCGGGCGGCGGTGACAAGACCAAATTGCGGCCAAGCCTGAACTACTGTTCGTAAACCAGGATGTTTCCGTAAAACCGATCGTTGATCAAAAGCAGGTTGCGCAGCTCCGGGTTGATGCCGTTGCCCAGGAAATAGCGGGTTCCGTCCTCGAACTGAATCGCCCTGCCCCATTCCGCCAAAAGTATGCCGTTGGAATTGTACTTGCGGATGGTGTCGCAAAGGACGTAAACCTGATTGGACGGACTGACGCCGACCGCCTGGGGATAGCGGATGCCGCTCCAAACTTGCTCCACCTTTCCTTTCCGGTTCAACACCTGAATCCTGTCGTTTCCGGAATCGGCGACAAGCAGGCTTCCCAGCGCGTCGATGCAGATTGAATTGGGCCTGATATACCTGCCTGGAATCGTTCCCTTGCCGCCGAAGGTCGCTTCTTCTTTCATTGTGGCCACGTTGTAAACGTGAATGATTGAAGTTTCCCGATCGACAACAAAAAGCTTCGCACTCTCCCAAAGCACCATGCTGACCGGCTCGGACAAACCTCTGGCCAAGGTGCCGCGATAGGCGCCCTTTTCGTCGAAAACCTGGATGTCGCCGCGTACCCGGTCGCAAACGTATATCCTGCCCAGCCTGTCGATTTCTATCGCGGACGGCTGGCGGAACTGGCCGGGCCCGTCTCCTTCGCCTCCGAAAGAAACCAACAGCGCACCGGCCTCATCAAGCACGCACACCTTTGAAGACCCGCTGTCGGAATAGACAAGCCGTCCGTCCTCGTAGAAAGAAAACACTTGCGGATCTTCGAAATATGCCTGCGTATAGTCCCGGTCAACCAGCACCTTGCGAAGCCGCAGCGCGGAGCCGCCTTCGATAAGCGATTCCAGATTGCGGGCGGGTTCGATTAACTTCGTATCGAATCCAAGTTTTGCGCTATCCAGCGAATCGCCTGTTATTGCCAGCGCGGACGAGCGTTCGAGTCTGGTCATCCCGCTTGTAACGGACTTGACCGGACCGCCGTCGAGAAGCATTAAAAGCTCTTCCAGCGCCTTGTCGAAGCCGCTCAAATCAATACATTTGGGTTCTCGTACCCCGCCGCCCGGCGATGAAGGCAACACAAATCCGGTGACAGTCGCGGTTTGTACGCCGGGGATTGCGGACGAAGTCACCAACATAGCCGCCGGAATCAACGTAAACAAAGCCGCGTAGAATACTCGACTAAATGGCCGAACCATGACTTATCCTCGACCTAATGAATTAGGCGGCGCAACAGCCCCGGCGGAAACTGCCGGAAGGCTGTCAACATCTTATCAACAAGCCGCTGCGTTGTCAAGTTAACTTATCAACATCCTTCCACACCCGCCAACAAACAGCCGACATTTGCAGCTCCAATCCGCCCGGTTATTCACATTCCCCGGCGGTTTGCAGGCTTGTAAGAATTGTTTTCGCACGCGATCGCCCGTCAATTTCGCTTTGCGCATCCCGTTCCGGCAGAAATGTCAACGGCTTCGAACACGGATGAACAACTTTTTTTCAGGTGATTCCGTCCAACCAAACTGAATATGTGAAACTTGTATTAAATTCCGTTAAAGATAGTAACAGTTGCCGATGTTTTCAACAATGGAATGAACAACTTGTTGAAAACCGGACCGCAGCCGGTATAGGAGCGCAAGTCCGGCCGAATCAACAATTCAAGCGTGAGCAAATGTTTGCATTGGGCGTTCGCGTCAATCAGCATTCGGCCGGACGCTGGTAGTATTTGGCTGTGGAATCCGAATGCTGTATCGGTGTTCTCGGCTTGCAGGGCGACTACGAAATGCACGCCCTTGCGATTTCGCGGGTGGACAAAGCGGTTGCGCGCATCGTCCGCTTTCCGGAAGACCTTGAAGGGGTTGACGGGCTGATTATCCCCGGCGGTGAAAGCACCACGTTTACATTGCTTCTCGATCGCACAGGGCTTCGAGATGCCGTTTCCGACTTCATCCGCTCCGGCAGGCCGGTCTGGGGAACCTGCGCGGGCGCGATATTGCTCGGTAAAAGGCTGCTGGGCGACGACGGCAGCGTGAAGGTGAATCCGCTGGGGGCAATCGATATCACGGTGTCGCGAAACGCTTACGGCCGACAGGTGGACAGTTTCGAGGCGCCGATTTCGATTGCGTTGAACGGGAACCGCCGCCGGCAATTCACCGGCGTTTTCATCCGCGCGCCGCGTTTTTCGGAGCCCGGGCCGGAAGTACGCGTTTTGGCTTCGCTTTCGGATGAGCCGGTGATGGCTGAACAGGGGAACGTGATAATCTCGTCCTTCCATCCCGAGTTGACCGGCGACGATGCCGTTCACAGGTATTTTGTTTCTTCCGCGCTGTCGCGGAAGGAGGTTTAAGTGATGCTTCGACACGTGACAATGATTTTGCTTGTGGCCGCCGCGCTTGCCGCGACGATCTATTGCGCCCAATCAAAGCCGCTTTTCCCCGAGGGACGGAGTCAGGACGGCGAGGACAAAAAGGGCCAGGAAGTAAAAGAAGAAGAAGCTGTAGACCTTTCGCTGCTGACGCCGTACAAAAGAGTGGGATTGATCAGATTCGCTGAACGCGGCGATGGACGCGCAGGCGAAAAGCGATTTATGTCCATAATTCTGGGCCGTTTGAAAAACGCCCAGCCCGACACCGAGTTCGTCGAAATCGAAGTCTCGCTTGATCCTGATACGCCGCTGATGGGCGAAAAGTCGCGTGAACTCGGCCAGGAATTCGGCCTTGACGCGATCGTGACGGGAACTTTCGTTGTAAAAGTGGTAGGCGGGCTTTATCCGACCATTGCGAACAGCGTGCCCGCCGGGCGCGTGGGCATCGAATGCAGGGTGATAGACACTGTCAGCGGCTGGAGCCGCGGAACCGCCGCGGTCGCCTGGGACAAAAACAAAATCTATCCCATGTCGGTCAAAACCCAGAAAGACCTCGAGGGGAAACTCATGCGTGACGGCGCAGAGGATCTGATTGCGGAGCTCAACAAGAAGGGATTGCTGTATTTCGAGCCGGAGCCGGATGCGGCGGGCGAATCCGCTGTCGCCGAGGGCGGACAGGAAAGCGCGGAATCGGAGAGCCGAGATTAGGCAGCCAATTGTAAAATCGCCCGTGCCTGAACTGTCCTACAGAGAAGCCGAGAAGCGGCTTATGGCGATTGATCCCGGCAAATGGGATCTGTCCTTGGATCGGCTTCGCGCGGTGGCCGCGCGGCTTGGCAATCCGGAACTGGCGATTCCATCCATCGTCGTCGGCGGCAGCAACGGAAAGGGAAGCGTGGTCGCGTACCTTTCAAGCGTACTCTGCGCGCGCGACGAACCCGCGGAAAACGCGGATTTCGCTGCAGGCGCGCTGGTGCGCGATTTGCACGAGGAGGATGTCGCGACAGCGGAGCATCATGAGCTTGCGAACAGGTGCCGCAGGCTGAATTCCCCCGAAATTTCCGCGGCGCGGTTTTTGCTTGAGACGAAGGGGACAGCACCGCCGAGGGTTGGAAGTTTCGTCAAGCCGCACATATTCACAATCCGCGAGCGCGTCAGAATAAACGGCGATCCGGTTTCGGAAGCCGAATTCGCGCGCGCGGCGGAGATTGCGTTCGCGGCCTGTGACGAATCCGGGGAAAAACTGACTTATTTCGAGTTGACGTTTCTCATCGCGGCGCTGGCTTTCCGGGAAATGGGAGCGGAAATCGCGGTTTACGAAGTAGGTCTGGGAGGCCGGTTCGACGCGGTCAACATCTGCCGCCCGTTTCTTTCGGTAATCACGAACATCGGCGCCGATCATCAGCGGCATCTGGGCAGATCGGCATCCGACCAGGCCCGCGAAAAAGCCGGCATAATTCCGGAGAGCGGAATCGTGGTCTGGGGCGGCGGAGTCGCGCGCGAGGCCGTAGAAACGACACCGGACGCGGCGCGACGCGACGCGGACACCGTAATCGCGGGCGCGGCCGCGGAGCGCGGCAGCTTTCTTTTGCCCGCGTTCAAAACGTTTCAGCATGTAAGATACGACTACGGATTCAATCGCCAGAAGGTTTCGATGATCATGCAGGATCTCGCGGCGCTGTACGGACGCCCGGTTTACGAAAACGAGCGCGTATTTTCAATAGACCAGATGGGCAGCTTTCAATGCGCCAACCTCGATTGCGTATTCACCGCAGTGCTTGCTTTGAAGGCGCTTGGATTCAATCCCGGATTCCACAGGTGGCGAACCGGCCTTTACCGCACGAAATATCGCGGGCGTTTCGAGCACTTCACGAAAGACGGCATGCGCGCGATTGTGGATTGCGCGCACAATCCCGACGGGCTGCGAAGCCTGCGGGCGAGCATTACGATGTATCAGGGGCCGCTTTTCAGGTTCGACCCGGAAAAAATGAAAGTTCCGGTGATTTTCACCTGTCAGCAGGGAAAGGACGTCGGCGCGATGCTGTGCGAAATCGCGCCGGTGGCGCGCTGTTTTTTTGCAACTTCCGTCAACGTGCTGAAACCAATGCCGGCGAAAGAAATCGTCCGGCTCGCGGGAGAAGCGGGAATCTCGGTGGAAGCAGCAAAATCGCCGGCTGACGCGATTGCACGCGCCGAAAAAACCGCGGGGCCGCAGGGCACGTTTTTGATTTGCGGGAGCGTGTATTCGCTTTCCGCGTTTATCGAGGAACTCGAAAGAAAAGATTACAAAAGCGCGCAAGCGCGAGGCTAAAACGCCTCGTCCACCGCGATCAGCTCTTCGAAATCCGCGATTTCGTCCTTCAGAGCCTGCTCCACACCCATTTTGAGCGTCAGCGTAGCTCCGGGGCAGCCATGGCAAGCGCCGTGAAGACGCACAAAGGCCTTGCGTCCGT
Protein-coding regions in this window:
- a CDS encoding ABC transporter permease subunit — its product is MLPRLGILVIKEFRQKARGLSTIGILVFMLAVIALVSYFVLIQGYVSIENGYSSASDIGRNLAVGVLFSQLILTAVFGLTFNGSAITQERDRETIDLMNLTLLSNAEIVSGKLASSILFILLLLFAGLPFFALSYTFGGWEISELGAAILVEFALVFLVSAIGLLISVSSKDTRAALGRTFTTLIFGTVGTLYFGIRFLSPSQYGSVISESLHTVLGIASVYLNPGFALYYVLFPGTSSLQSAAATALLSVKGYPFWLQAVTIQCLIALLATLLAVVNYGKIRMGLR
- a CDS encoding YraN family protein; amino-acid sequence: MNTEPEPEQFEEGGPDDRQRIGAQGEELACGELVRLGYTIVERNKEIAGGELDIIAEDGDVTAIVEVKTRIKGEVFRPSDALTWHKARQIKKLAKMYLSSKGLLYKTLVRFDLAEVILAPGTLEPLEIRISKRYFD
- a CDS encoding biotin--[acetyl-CoA-carboxylase] ligase; this translates as MLIEQCPGYWEYSLNEFKEWLGRRSPGAEAFKPAFAAVSEAQYYFPLVTSTNDLLKSRLRASERGTMLVVCDGQTAGRGTGRRTWTDRFGKDLLFSLAMDVSDFKPRGLLSLAAGAAIARNIEALINVPVGVKWPNDIVIAKRKAGGILVELLFDSFAVVGVGINCRSRRADFPEKLAPAVTSIMEELPGGVEPEHLTFRGQLSRLPFLIAAAGGIVEAISAGSSGSLAGLLAEFEKRDQTRGATRMVLVDGGYVSAECREVDYETGELVVRLSDGSLRRVASAQDVLDPETNV
- a CDS encoding type II secretion system F family protein, whose translation is MARFSYVVRDSSGKSMSGVMDAADRNAVISKLRSSGYLITNITEAGSSEKTGPDLLERLTGKVTVKEVAVFSKQFAAMINAGLTMIRCLRVLESQTDNKLFKDAISKIRDEVSSGAPLSTGLSHHPKIFSRLYVSMVRAGEESGSLDITLQRLSVHLEKEVALRDQVSAAMKYPQAILIVMIIVISFLMINVIPVFAQMFSQLGSALPMPTRILMFVSNSMKSFWWLYLAAVIGLVWTFKFLDKTPQGRLVFDRIRLRLPVFGLLNKKIAVARFTRTLGTLLSSGVPIIGALTIVEEVAGNVVIENAISSVRNSIKEGQTIAAPLEKCGVFPPMVTNMIAVGEESGAIDEMLQKIADFYDAEVESMVKALTSLLEPIMITVMGTMVGGIVIALLLPLFKMIAVLRDMK
- the pdxT gene encoding pyridoxal 5'-phosphate synthase glutaminase subunit PdxT, with product MHALAISRVDKAVARIVRFPEDLEGVDGLIIPGGESTTFTLLLDRTGLRDAVSDFIRSGRPVWGTCAGAILLGKRLLGDDGSVKVNPLGAIDITVSRNAYGRQVDSFEAPISIALNGNRRRQFTGVFIRAPRFSEPGPEVRVLASLSDEPVMAEQGNVIISSFHPELTGDDAVHRYFVSSALSRKEV
- a CDS encoding NifU family protein, which encodes MEQTITPTPPEVFEEKVKQVLAKVRPFLNMDGGDIELLKIDGRKAFVRLHGACHGCPGATLTLKMGVEQALKDEIADFEELIAVDEAF